The Vitis riparia cultivar Riparia Gloire de Montpellier isolate 1030 chromosome 10, EGFV_Vit.rip_1.0, whole genome shotgun sequence genome includes a region encoding these proteins:
- the LOC117923130 gene encoding uncharacterized protein LOC117923130 — translation MDALLLLDNVAYARLDDDYVVAMEKLKTYNSDLAKWVEENSPQHWAMSKFAKKRWDKMTTNLAESFNAWLKEERHYTIFNLVMTHMDKFAHLACYHMGATENWKAPIGPKTEEKLLENIIKSGSLPVYPYVGGVFKVFNMKVYVDVNLRERTCTCKAWQMAGIPCEHACAAIRQMKQDVYEYVDSYFKLPMQELIYSGHFNSIPNHNMPIVDADGCVRDAQGYIMASSSASFRNIRDRGRLLESLNQRITQIGYIIVVDMQILEMTVISFNGHSRKDMVMATPTKNQKRLFKEEFMAWMKILNIF, via the exons atggaTGCATTGTTGCTACTTGATAATGTTGCGTATGCTAGGTTGGATGATGATTATGTTGTAGCCATGGAAAAATTAAAGACATATAACAGTGACCTAGCGAAGTGGGTTGAAGAGAACAGTCCACAACATTGGGCAATGTCAAAGTTTGCCAAAAAACGATGGGATAAGATGACAACTAATCTTGCTGAATCATTCAATGCTTGGCTGAAGGAGGAACGTCATTACACAATTTTCAACTTAGTAATGACACATATGGATAAGTTTGCTCATCTAGCATGTTATCATATGGGTGCTACAGAAAATTGGAAAGCTCCAATTGGCCCAAAGACCGAGGAAAAGTTGTTGGAAAACATTATAAAGAGTGGGTCATTGCCTGTATATCCCTATGTTGGTGGTGTGTTTAAGGTATTCAATATGAAAGTATATGTAGACGTGAATTTGAGAGAGCGTACATGTACTTGTAAGGCTTGGCAAATGGCCGGAATACCTTGTGAGCATGCATGTGCAGCAATACGCCAGATGAAACAAGATGTTTATGAATATGTTGACTCATATTTCAAGCTTCCAATGCAAGAGTTGATATATTCTGGACACTTTAATTCAATTCCAAATCACAATATGCCTATAGTTGATGCTGATGGATGTGTTCGTGATGCTCAAG GTTACATCATGGCATCTTCAAGTGCTTCATTTAGAAATATAAGAG ACAGAGGGCGGCTGTTAGAATCTCTGAATCAAAGGATAACCCAAATAGGTTATATTATTGTTGTCGATATGCAAATACTAGAGATGACTGTCATTTCTTTCAATGGGCATTCCCGGAAGGATATGGTGATGGCAACACCTACCAAGAACCAGAAGAGGTTGTTCAAAGAAGAATTTATGGCGTGGATGAagattttaaacatattttaa